One genomic window of Solanum dulcamara chromosome 12, daSolDulc1.2, whole genome shotgun sequence includes the following:
- the LOC129877726 gene encoding non-specific lipid-transfer protein 1, translating into MEMVGKIACFMVLCMVVIAPHAEAMTCGQVATGLASCLPYLQGTGPLGGCCGGVKSVLGEARTPADRKTACTCLKSAAKAIRGIDLNKAAGIPSTCGVNIPYKISPSTDCSTVQ; encoded by the exons ATGGAAATGGTTGGCAAGATTGCATGCTTTATGGTTTTGTGCATGGTGGTGATTGCACCCCATGCAGAGGCAATGACTTGCGGTCAGGTTGCCACTGGCTTAGCTTCTTGTCTCCCTTATCTTCAAGGCACCGGCCCTCTGGGAGGTTGTTGTGGTGGTGTTAAGAGTGTGTTGGGTGAAGCCAGGACCCCAGCGGACCGAAAGACAGCATGCACTTGCCTGAAATCAGCTGCTAAAGCTATTCGGGGCATTGATTTGAACAAAGCCGCTGGTATCCCTAGCACTTGTGGCGTTAACATTCCTTACAAGATCAGCCCTTCCACTGACTGCTCCAC GGTCCAGTAA